Below is a genomic region from Macaca thibetana thibetana isolate TM-01 chromosome 1, ASM2454274v1, whole genome shotgun sequence.
TGCACCTGCCTGTTTCCTTTACTCCGTTAGACTAGGAGTACCTTGAGGGATGGTAGAAAAGctgcatttttcatttccaattgCTAGTTCCTagcttggcacatggtaggtactcaatatatgtttgttgaatCAGTGTCTGAATGAAGATGCAAAAATGAACAAGAGACTATCCTACCTTGAAGAAGTTTACATTTTAGTGAATAGAGCATGGTTTGCACAAATAGCTATAACACAAAGGATATGTGTAAAATACTATAATAGAATTCATAAAGCATTGCCAAAGCTTAGGAAATAGAGAAACAATTCTAAGTGAATGGGGTATGAAAGAGATAGTATTTGAGGCaggatttaaaaatgaataggatttgtaatgactttttttttttcattttaaaattaatatctttatttttttcttcttttttttttttttttttttttttttttgagacggagtctcgctctgtcacccaggctggagtgtggagcgcagtggcgcgatcttggctcactgcaagctccgcctcccaggttcatgccattctcctgtctcagcctcccgagtagctgggactacaggcatgtgccaccatgcccggctaattttttttttttgtatttttagtagatacagggtttcaccgtgttagccaggatggtctcgatctcctgacctcgtgatccgcctgcctcggcctcccaaagtgctgggattataggcttgagccaccgcacccggtctccctcctttttttttgagataggatctcattctgtcaatGAAGCTGGAGTtgagtgatgtgatcatggctcactcacagcaacctcaacttcatgggctcaagtgatcttcccacctcagtctcccaagtagctgggactacaggtgtgtgtcaccatgcctggcttatttttgtacagagatggggtctatgttccccaggctggtcttgaacccctgggctcaagagatcctcccagttcagcctcccaaagtgctgggattacaagcatgagccagtaAGCCTGGTTGGACATACTatgtttaacttaattttttttttttttttttgagatagggtcctgctctgtcacctaggctagagggtggtggtgtgatcatggctcactgtagccctaaactcctgggctcaaaaaatcctcctacctcagcctctcgagtagttgatattacaggcacatgccaccatgcccagctaatttttaaaatttgtttgtagagactgggtctccctatgttgctcaagctggccttaaactcctggcctcaagtgatcctcctgccttggcctcccgaagctCTCGAGTTATAAGCATGAGCTTACCAcattcagctaatatttatactacatataaattttatatttatgtgtatcttttttcatttaaatatatatctcaaGTATTTTATTAGGTTATTAATTATAGTCTGAATATTTCTAATGCATGGAGTTGATtatgtcataatttatttaatcatataCCTATTGTTAGGCATTTTTGGCTACTTACTAAAGAATAATGCTACAATTCACCTAAGTTGGGTATGAAAGTTTTCCCATATTTaggattattttcttcatatagattccaagaaaaaaaagtaatggggcactggctgggcgcagtggcttgcacctgtaatcctagcactttgggaggccaaggcaggcagatcacccaagatcaggagttggagaccagcctgaccaacatagtgaaaccctatctctactaaaaatacaaaaattagccaggcgtgttggtgggtgcctgtaatcccagctatgcgggagactgaggtaggagaatcgcttgaacccgggaggcggaggttgcagtgagccgagatcgtgccactgcactccagcctgggtgacagagcgagactctgtctcaaaacaaaaaacaaaaaacaaaaacggggGGGGGTAAAGAATATGAACATTTAGAAAGTTCTTTATCATATCGTCAAATTGCTTTCAAGAAAGAGAataggcagggtgcggtggctcacgcctataatcccagcactttgggagaccgaggtgggaagatcatgaggtcaagagatcgagaccatcctagccaacatggtgaaactccatcaaacatggtgaaaccccatccaacatggtgaaaccccatctctactaaaaatacaaaaattagctgggtgtggtggcacgtgcctgtagtcccagctactcaggagactgaggcagaagaatcacttgaatttgaaaggcggagtgagctgagatcatgccactgcactccagcctggtggcagagtgactccgtcccccctcccccgcaaaaaaaaagaataaatacagcTTACTTTCCCGTCAAACTGTATAAGAATGCCCATTTCACCAAGACGGGTGGTATTTTTGTAGACAGCATTGGGCTTCGCAGGCATTTCAGAAAGATGAAGCAGCATATATAAAGAAACAGAGGTAGGGATGTATCTGTAAACTTAGGGAATGATGAATAAGTAGTTCACTATGGCCAGAGTATGACTGTGGGTATATGAAAATATagtggaagaaatgtctaagaTTATGTTAAAAACTAGATAGTGGAGTACCTGGAATGCCTGGCCAGGAGTTTGGACTTCATTTTTAGACAATGGTGAACTATTTAGAATTTTTGAGCAGGAGTTGACATGATCTATATTTTAAGAAGATACCTCTATAGATGGGTGGAATAGAATCTGAATTACAGCAGAGCCATTGGGAATGGCAAAgagaaaattcatataaaatatgattCAGAGGCCAAATGGATAGGGCTGTGTGGGTTGAGGGGGAAAAAGGAGAAGGCCAAAATGATGCTTAGGCTTTAATAATCTGAAGATGGTAATATATTACCCAAAACAGGGAATAGTTTTCCCTTGAGCTTGTTCTAAAATCCTTTTCAGGGATGAGCgatgaaaggaagagaagaacatTGTAAACTTATTGAGTATGAGCGTGTGTATATGTTGGTAGTAGGGTGATGTAGGTGGGGAGTTTGGATTTTTCAAGTAGAGCTGCCAAATTGGAAGTTGGACAAGAAAGTCTGTCACTTAGTTAGGAGGTCATTTTCAGAGATTATGAACTGGGGATCATCTACATAATGGCAATAGTTGAAACTGAAGGAGCAGATGAGTTTGCTTTGATATAGCAAACTCATGTAACAGACAGGTGGATAAAATAATGTAAGATATGAGGCTAAAGTTGATGTAACAAGATGAATCAAGATAGTGAGAAATGTGCCATTGCATATGTTTCCTGGGTCGTTGAGCAACTTTCCAACCTCTAATGCACTTTCTTCCTCCAATACATGAATAATTCCATACATCTGAAAACTTGACGCAAATAGTGTCTTCTCTGTGGAAGTTTAGACTGTTAGGCATTTCCTCCTCCCATAGCCATTTAGACATGTATCATTATACCACGATGTGTTTGTTGTATCGTTTAAAAATCtatctaggctgggcgcggtggctcacacctgtaatcccagcactttgggaggccgaggtgggtgtatcaccttaggtcgggagtttaagaccagcctggccaacatggtgaaaccctatctctactaaaaatacaaaaattagccagcgtggtggtgagcgcctgtaatcccagctaccaaggaggctaaggcaggagaatcactggaacctgggaggtggaggctacagtgagccgagattgcaccattgcactccagcctgggcaacagagtgagactctgtctcaaaaaaagaaaaaaacctatatatatatatgcatgaatttctgtctctcttcataattttattttttttcccctttttgagacaggctggagtgcagtggggtgatcaatgttcactgcagcctctctctctctctatagatAGAGagatttatatgtatgtatacataatatatattatataatgtatatatacattatatattatataatatgtacatatacataatatattacatatgtatgtaatatacaatgtatgtatatgtaatatattatatattatgtatgtatgtatgtataatatataatatgtatgtatatattatatattatatatgtatgtatatgtatgtattatgtcTACATCAACCCTAGACATAATTGCCATaatcaaatataatatatattatatatgtattatatatgcattatagaagtatgtatatataatacaaattgtatataatgtatattatatattatatattatgtatgtatatataaaatatatatatttttttcatgttagaTTGTGAGTGCCTTTAGGACAGGATGGtttcttactattttttgtaTCTCCAGGGCCTAGATAATGCCAATCACATTGTAGATGCCTAGTaagtgcttgttgaatgaatgagtgaagagaAGCAGCTTTGAATTTCAACACTAAAAGATGAGATGATCTTCAAGAGCAGCTTCAGTAGAGGAGAGAATTTAGAACACCTGCTGTAGGGAGTTCCTTAGAGAGTCAATAAGATATGAGGGAaatggtttcattttaaaaaactatcacTGGTCTACACCCAAGCTGACCAGTGCCGTGAATAGGTTatcagtgagccaagatattgATCCTCTCAGCTACTTTCCCAGTTGGCCATACAAATATCATCATCTTCTATGTGTGCCACAATGGGAAAAGGTAGGAAAGCACCTTTTGTTTGATTTGTAGACTATGTACTTCAAGTAAAGATTTGAGGGGTGTTATGGGTTGCATTGTGTCCCCGCAAAATTCATGTTGGAatcctaacctccagtacctcagaatgtgaactTATTGAGAGATGGGGTTGATGTAGacataattaattaaattaagatgaggtcattagggtgggtcctaatccaacaTGAATGATGCTCATGAAAAGGGAAaattggctaggcacggtggctcacacctataatcccagtgctctgggagcccaaagcaggaagatcacttgaacccaggagtttgagaccagtctgggaaacagagagagatcctgtctctacaaatagaaattaaaatttgcCTGGTgcggtgatgcatacctgtagtgcCAGGTACTTTGGTGgatgatgtgggaggattgcttgagcccaggagtttgaggctgcagtgaacattgatcaccccactgcactccagcctgggtgacagagtgagaccctgtctcaagaaggggaagaaagtaaaattatgaatAGATACAGAAATGCATATAGGCAGAATGTCATGTGAAAATGAAGGCAGAGGTCAGGGGGATGGTTCTAAAGGCCGAGGAAAGTCCAAGATCACCAGCAAACTTTCAGAAGCTAGGGGAGAGgcatcaaacattttttttttaaattaaaagaacatATTTAATTGACACAGATTGTATAAACTCAAGGTGTACAGTGTGATAACTTGATGTATGTGCACATTGTGCAATGATTGCcataatcaaatgaaataatgcatcCATCTCCACCCGGGCTGTACCTTTGATTCCCAGAACCTGTTCATCTTATACCTGAAAGTTTACactctttgatcaacatctcctcATTTACCCAGCCTCCAGTCCCTGGCAGCCATCATTCTACTGTCTGTTTCTGTAAGTTTGACTTTTTCAGAtcccacatataagtaagatcatacagtaattttttttttcctgtgtccaTGAATATTTCTTCCTCACAGCGTGAGAAGCTAgtaacaccttgatcttagacttccagcctccagaactgggagatacaaatttctgttatttaagctgCTCAGTTCGTGGCACTTTGTCATGGCAGCcatagcaaactaacacaaagaGAAACTCCAGGTGtgccccaaagtctcaactcttCATATATCCTCCCTTTTTTCCCTCTAGAAGTTATGTTCCTTTTGTTTATGAGTGATATAGATGTCAGTTCAACATATATATTGAGGGGCCTTTCGGTGCCACCCACTTAGTCTGTGCTGCGGATACGAAGACAAGACATAATCTCTCCCCAAAGGCACGTACAGAACATTGGAGTGACAGACAggtaaaaatgcaatttaaatataATGCCTAAAATGCTGTGATCCAGTATGTATAGGACATTTTGGCAGCATAGAAAAAAGACATTTTGCTCATCCCAAGGATTCAGGAAAGACTTTCTGGAATAGATTGTGCCTGAGCTGCTTCTGAAGAAAAGGAGAAGTAAACCAAAAGAGAAGACAGgatattctaggcagagggaacacaaACCGAGATAGAAAGGAAGGTATTACAGATAAAGTGGAATGTATGGGAACTACAACTGTGGATAGCGCAATATAACCAGAGTGAAAATAGGAGGCAACGAATGCCAGGAGGTGAGGCTGGCAAGGCAGGGAGCATGGCCTACAGGACTTGTCTTCTGTCAGGGAACATTAATTTTACACTGCATGAAACTCAGTAGAAGAGTTATAAGCCCAGACTCGTTCATATTTTAGACAAATAAGTTTGGCAGCAGTATGAAAGATGGATTTGAGggtaaaggggaagaaaagagagagtaaaGGAGACCAGTTAGAAGGGGACAGCAATAGTCCACACCAGAGATGCCTGAACTAGAGCCGTaatagaagaaacagagaagggaCAGAATCAAGGACATAGATGAAGTAAAATTGCTTTGACTAATTGGTTGCTTGCTCAGACTTGGGGAGGTCTCAGATGAATCCATCATATCTTACTGGGTGACTGTGTTGTGTGGCTCTTTACTGATGTGGGAAATTCTGAAGGaggaacagcatgggggagaGAGTACTGAATTATTTGGATGTATTGAGTTTGGAGAGACTAAGATATGTGCAAGTGGGTGTGTCCAGATAAGTCTAAAGTTCTGGGAAGAATTCGGAACTAGAGCTAGAGATTCAAAAGCTATTGGCATATAAAGGTTATAGCTAGAGTCCTAAGAGTGGAATTATGGcacccaagaaaaaataaaataagaggagGAATGGGCAGAGGATAGGGCCTTGGGAAATACCAACATTTTTGGGCTAAACAGAGGAATAGGTTTGTaagagaggctgagaaggaaTGATCAGAGAAGTAGTACAGAAGACAAACCATGAAAACAAACTGATGAAGAAGGAATAGTAAGTGAAGAGATGGGGGCACTGAGAAATTTAGAATGTCACTTTGTAAGAAGCTATAAAGTTCATCATTGTCAATATCATgatcataatcatcatcatcaaaatcaTAAGAGAGTATTTGCTGAAACTCCCTCAAATTCCTGATTCCAATTAAATATAAAGTGTAAATATATTACCTGTTTTTCACAAGCCAGTATTCTTTCCCGTTAAGAACACCATAGCCAACCACAAGTACACCATGATTCACATTCTGAGTACAGGATGGTTCATAGTAGACACCTGAGAATCAATTGGGTAGGAAAAAAGAGTGAATACTATAGGATAATAAAGGgcatttaaaaactgtattactttttattagcCTGCTTTGACTACATAGcaagattaatttaaaaagttaaggacatggccgggcgtggtggctcaagcctgtaatcccagcagtttgggaggccgaggcaggcggatcatgaggtcaagagatcaagaccatcctggccaacatggtgaaacccccgtctctactaaaaatacaaaaattagccgggcgtggtggcacgctcctgtagtcccagctactgaggaggctgaggcaggagaattgcttgaacccgggaggtgaaggttacagtgagctgagattgtgccacctcactccagtctggcaacagagtgagactccatctcaaaaaaaagaaaaaagaaaaaaaagttaaggacATATACTCTCATGCATAAACTAGGGCTCATAATTATTTGCCACCAATGCTGTATTTGTCAGTGTTCTTGCCAAGCTTAGCATCACCCCAGTCATGGCTCCCCCAGAAACCTTGTTTGATAAGCACACCAcctttttctaagtttttttcttttcttttttgttttttttctaagtatttttaaacttGCACACAATCAGTTATTGTAATTCTCTGTGTATACAGacatatctcattttattgtgctttgctttattgtgctttgcagatattaccttttttttttttttttttttttttttttttttttaaggaacagagttttgctctgttgtctaggctgtaatacagtggtatgatcatagctaactgtaacctcaatctcctaggctccagtcatcctcctgccttggcctcccaaagcactgggattataggcatgagccactgcacccagctagatattgcattttttacaaattgaaggtttgtagcaACTCTACATTCAGCAAGTCTATTGGTACCATTTTCCCAAAAGCATGTGCTCACATTGTGTCCTTGTaccacattttggtaattctcacaatatttcaaactttctcatcactattatatctgttatgctcatctgtgatcaatgatctttgatgttactttATAATTTTGGGGGTGAGCTACAAACCACACCTATATAAGATAGCAGACTTAACCCacaaatgttgtgtgtgttctgactgatCCACAGACTGGCCATACCGCTGTCTCTCTCTTCAGGCCTCCCTATCCCCTGAGACACAATGATATTGAAATTATGCCACATAATAACCCTATAATAGCTcctaagtgttcaagtaaaaagaaaagttgcatatctctcactttaagtcaaaagctagATGTGATTAAGCTTAGTGggaaaggcatgttgaaagccaagacaggccaGAACCTAGCCTAGGCCTCTTGTACCGAACAGTCAGCCATGCTgtgaatgtaaaggaaaagtgcttgaaggaaattaaaaatgctactctgctgaacacacaaatgacaagaaagtgaaacagccttattgctgatacagAGAAAATCTGATTGGTCTAGATAAAAGAGTAAGCCAGCCAAGCATGCCCTTAcgccaaaacctaatccagaaCAAGACCTTAACTCTCTTCTATTGTAAGAAGGTTGAGAGAGgcgaggaagctgcagaagaaaagtttgaaggcagcagatgttggttcatgaggtttaaagtCGCCTcaccccaccccgccccgccttgccctgccctgccctgccctgcccggcccttcccctctttctttcttctttctttctttcttccttgttttttagagacaggttttcactctgttgcccaggttggaatgcggtggtatgatcatagctcactgtaacctcagattcctgggttcaaggaatccttccgcctcaccctcccaagtagctgagactacaagtgagtgccaccatacctggctaatttttatttttatttttattttttgtagagataggggtcttgcaatgttgctcaggatggtgtcaaactcccaggctcaagcaatcctcccacctcagcctccaaagctggaattacaggcatgaaccaccgtgctcagccaatatcctttgtttctttctttaaattctaattattttttatttatttatctttttaccaCTTCtgtagaggaagaaagaaggatgaCTCGCATCCACACCAACAGACACTGGGCCTTTATTGGCCACAACTTCTTTCAGGACATCTTCTCTGCCATAAGGAAGTTCAGTATACTTTGAACATGTGGCAGCACGATATTTTGAGTCATATTGACACTTCTGATCCTGCAAAAAGAAGTATAAAGCAGATAAAGAAGTATACTTCAACTCCTTTATAAATCACCAGTATCCTAAGCCTAGATTTTAAAtatgtcttctttcctttctttaactttttcatgtgtctaatGTTCCTTCCTTTGCAAATCTTCCAAATCCTAACAGTCTCGGGTTTCAGCAATAATGGAGGAAATACAGAACTATTCTATTCTTTCAAATTATGAACATCCTCATACAGGCAAAACTTGCCAGGGCAATGTCCCCTCGACTCTGAGGTGGACTGTAGGGAAATATTACATAGAGATAAAAAACTCTAGGTGAGagctttaaaatctttttgatgCCTGCAAGATGATCTGCAGTTAAAATGATGGTATATAAAGACCATATAATATGGGAAACACAAGTGTATTTCAAGTGGGAAAAGGAAAGTTACAAATTCATGTTTGTTGTATATACAactatgttttgtatttatttatattatttattttttgagacaggctctccctCCATtgtcgaggctggagtgcagtggcacaatcatggctcactgcagactccatctcctgggccaagtgattctcccatctcagcttcctacGTAGCTGGAACTGCTactcaggtgtgcaccaccatgcctggctatttttttgatttttagtagaggtgaggtctcactatgttgcacaggctggtctcaaactcttgagctcaagcaatcctcccacgtcgacctcccaaagtgctgagattacagatgtgagccaccacaccgggccaacTATGTTTTTTAAGTGCTTAacaggaaaataacttgaaagaaataaaccaaaataatagTGGTTAAGGTAGAAGGTTTTTgagtgatatttttatatttttaaaatcttctgtaACATGGACACAATCCTTAGGCTATCGTTATATCAAAATGTATAATGAATTTGCGAGGAAGAGGAGAGTATTATTTAGCTTCTCAGTGGGTGGAAGAATGATGTGGTTAATGATCTGAGAATAAGGTTGAGCATgggaggctgcagaagaaaaaGTTTACAGTGAAGTAATTTTAAGGATAGTTtgcttaaaatctgttttgtttaattttgagacagagtcttgctccgttgccaaggctggagtacagtgatgtgatctcggctcactgcacctccgcctcctgagttcaagtgattctcctgcctcagcctcccaagaagctgggaccacaggcatgcgccaccatgcctggctaatttttctatttttggtagagacagtgttttaccatgttggccaggttggtctcaaactcctgacctcaggtgatccacccaccttggcctcccaaagtgctgagactacaagcgtgagccactacacccagtcatTAAAATCGGTTTTTAAGCATGAGTGCTACTTGCTTATTTGTACTACTGATATATTAAGAAGAGTACTTCATCAGAAAGAGAACTCTTGAGAATTTAAGAATTCCTGTACAGGGTTCTCTCTCATACACAATACTGCTTCTCAAGCAATTGGCGTGGTGGCAAGCCCAGTGCAGTCAGTCAGTGGATAACATGAGATCATGGGGCAGCACAAAAAGTTTGCTTGTGACACACCGTGGCTTTGTAGGGATAGGAAGCGTCTGAGTCGATGCCGTTGTTATCAATGATGTACTGGAAAGCCGTTGTCATGAAGCCACCATTGCAGcctttgtttccatatttttcagTTGAGCAATCCACCAGGTTCTGGGCACTGAGAGACACAAGCTTTCCTGTTTTCAGCTTCAGCTGTGCTTCCAGGGCCCCCACAGCACTGAAAGCCCAGCAAGCACCACAAGAACCCTAAAACAGATACAAGGTCACAAACGCAAATCACAGAAAATCATTCGGAATGACTTCCATAACCCAAACTGGACAACGCTCAACTACATCAGCTCTGTCCCGAGTTCCCAGGAAGAGCTCCGCCACTACAGTTTCCTTCTGTCTTTAACAATGGGAATGCAGACTAAATACTTCATGGTTATCTAGGCAAGGTCCAACCTTGATAGAGATTTGCGGTTGACCAAGCTCAGAGCATAATGACCATATTCAAATATACTAAGAAACAATACTCACTAAGCATGTACCAAATTGCACCTATTTTCATCCGTAAGTAAGGGAGATAGTTGCTTACAGTAATGAGATTTTAAGAGAAGCTAGGATGATTTCCTTGACCTAAAATACCCTTTCTCCTGTCAAATGATGCCTGAAACATAAGAAATTTAATCCTAGGTTGGCATTTTGCAAACCTTTGTCATGTTCAGACATTTTttgatcaaaaaatattttacaaggaggcataaacaaacaaaaaaaggcaaagctGATTTAGTTTTAAAAGGGGCAGAGTGTCCAGAGCCCCATCATaattgttctctttctctctcctcccctcctcccactttGCTCTCCACCCAAAGGAAGGAAATTGACATTGCTTTTGATTGAAGCAAAATTGTTCACTAAAATGCAAGCACCCAGAGAAAGGAGTTCATTAACTTACTCAGAGTTAGCATCTAAATATGTGGTTTATTGGGTCTTCTAAAGCTGTTATTTTAGAGAACCTCGGGTAAGAAATCCAAAActagttgaaagaaaaatatgtacgTGGAAAAGAATAAGAGATTAGCAGTACCATTTacctttttttggtttgaggcagggtttccctctgtcactcagactgaagtgcagtggtgcgatcatggctcactgtagcctcaacctcccaggctcaagcagtcctcccatctcagcccctcaagtagctgggactacaggagcgcaccatgcctggctaatttttatttttattttttgtagagacagggcctcactatattgcctaggctggtttctaactcctggactcaagcgatcctcctccctctgccttccaaagcactggaatcacagacatgagccactgtgcctggccaccattTACTTcctaatacatttttactttcttcattgaTCACAAGCTGGGGTAGCTGCTCAGAATGCTTTGATTCCTCTCACTTACCCTGACCTCTATGGTGATACCTCTAACTAATTT
It encodes:
- the CTSS gene encoding cathepsin S isoform X2 encodes the protein MKQLVCVLLVCSSAVAQLHKDPTLDHHWHLWKKTYGKQYKEKNEEAVRRLIWEKNLKFVMLHNLEHSMGMHSYDLGMNHLGDMTSEEVMSLMSSLRVPSQWQRNITYKSNANQILPDSVDWREKGCVTEVKYQGSCGACWAFSAVGALEAQLKLKTGKLVSLSAQNLVDCSTEKYGNKGCNGGFMTTAFQYIIDNNGIDSDASYPYKATDQKCQYDSKYRAATCSKYTELPYGREDVLKEVVANKGPVSVGVDASHPSFFLYRSGVYYEPSCTQNVNHGVLVVGYGVLNGKEYWLVKNSWGRNFGEEGYIRMARNKGNHCGIASFPSYPEI